CGGAACAAATGCCATAATCCATCGAAGTAGACACTGGCAACCGATTCATCTTCATCGGACGCCAAGGTGCGAATGATGCTCTCGACCGACTAACCGACATAAGCGACGCCGCCATGATTTCAAGGTCCAAACGGGTACATTTATTTACAGTTTAGCCAGCTGGATGGTCTAGCGAACGGCAGCATCTATTCCTTCGGCAGATGGTCACCTTCCGGGCGGAAACCGTTCTCGTCGGCGATGTAGTTCACGGTGTACACCTGGCCATCGTCGGCGGTGAAGCTGAAGGTTCCACGCACCGCAAGGGCGGACGCTTCGCCACCGGTCGCCTTCAGTTCACCGGCTTCCTGGGCCGAAATGCCATTGCTCGTCTCATACTGATAGCTGTAGCTGTCCGCGTTGACATCGTTGTCGTATCGGAGCGTCTCGGCGTTCTTATCCGGCACCGGGATGGCAACAGCCGCCACAACAAACAGGGCAACAAGCAGGCACACCGACGTAGtcctcatgatgatgatatccTTTCCTAGGCTAGGCTGTAACTGTGGAGACTTTCTTGCGAAACGTTTgggcttcgttcgtttgcaattcgcgcacacaacactctgactgactgaccgatGATACCCTGGTGGCCGTTGCTTTTATACCCATACCGTGACCCACGGGTCCGAACTGCCCATGCAAATCAggtcattttcattttcgaccAAGAACCAGAACGGGCCCAAAAACGATGCGGTCATCCTTTTGTCACCTTTTGTCACCGATGCTGCTCATTTGAATCGTTATCATTGCGAACCGCGAAACCGGTCCCGGCGAAGTCAGAATGAGCTCCGCGATGCCCGGATAGACGGTGCATCTTAATCCGGTCCGCCACGGGCTACGGGCTGGCCTAGTTTGGCTTCAGAGAAGTGAAAGAGAAACCGAGAAGAATATCTGGTTT
This sequence is a window from Anopheles darlingi chromosome 3, idAnoDarlMG_H_01, whole genome shotgun sequence. Protein-coding genes within it:
- the LOC125954890 gene encoding cuticle protein CP14.6-like; its protein translation is MRTTSVCLLVALFVVAAVAIPVPDKNAETLRYDNDVNADSYSYQYETSNGISAQEAGELKATGGEASALAVRGTFSFTADDGQVYTVNYIADENGFRPEGDHLPKE